Within Theileria orientalis strain Shintoku DNA, chromosome 4, complete genome, the genomic segment tgtgTTCATTGGACACATAGATGCTGGGAAGTCGACGACCTGTGGAAATATACTGTATGTCAACTATTGTTAATTTGATTTAGGTACTTATCTGGATACGTGGATGAACGTACAATTGAAAAGTACGGAAAGGAAGCAAAGGATAAGAACAGAGAAAGTTGGTTTTTAGCATTTATAATGGACAcaaacgaagaagaacgCGAAAGGGTAACGAACATGATAATGatcaatttttaaaataggGAAAGACGATAGAAGTCGGTAGAGCAAAGATGGAGACGCCAAACAGAAGATTTACGATCTTGGACGCGCCAGGTCACAGGAACTATGTGCCGAACATGATAGAAGGAGCTACACAGGCGGACTGCGGAGTCCTCATCATATCAGCAAGGAAGGGAGAGTTTGAAACGGGCTTTGAGAGAGGAGGACAGACGAGAGAACACGCACTTCTGGCGAAAACACTAGGTATTGCTTCATGTGTGAGTCTTAACGTCTTTAGGAGTAAGCTACCTGATAGTAGCAATCAATAAAATGGACGAGCCAACGTGCGACTGGTCAAAGGAAAGGTTCGACAGCATCGTGAAGAAACTTAAGCCGTTCCTGAAGACGTGTGGATTTACAGAGGGCAAGGACCTGAGCTTCGTGCCAATATCTGGCCTACTGGGCCAGAACCTGCTCGACCACGTCTCAGATGTAAAGTATAAACACTACAACAAAAATGCAGCATGGTACGACACGTCGAAGCCGACGCTCTTCGGACTGCTCGACAGCGTGCCCACGAGAGAGTCGGACGAGAACGCGCCACTCAGGATACCAGTGATCGATAGCTACAAGGACAACGGAGTTATCTGTCTGGGAAAGGTGGAATCGGGAATAGTGAGGAGCGGTCAGAGTTGCGTAATACTGCCGAACAAGTCGAAGACTAAAATAGCAAACATCTACTTCGAGAGTGAAGAGTACGCGTACGCAAAGGTGGGAGAAAACATAAGGGTGAGTTGAGTACAAAATAGGCTCCATGTTATTggttatttacattttagtctattttatatattggtgtgtatataaCCCTTGTTAAATGCCCTTGCAGATAAGGCTGTCATGCTCAGACGATGAAAATGTCACTAAGGGGTCAGTTTTGTGTAACTTGGAGTCGCTGTGTCCAATTGTAGTCGAGTTCACGGCACTCATATCAGTGATTGACCTGCTGGAGCACAGGCCGCTCATATCCTCAGGCTACTACTGTATGTTCCACGCACACTGCGTGGCAGCCGAAGTTAAGTTCGTAAAGCTGCTCGAGACGGTGGACAAGGCGacgaaaaggaagaagccCAACCCCGTCTTCGTGTCAAACAACACAATTGTCACCGCCCACCTGATGATCACGCCGCCATCGTGTCTGGAGTCGTTCTCGTTCTGTCCACAATTAGGAAGGTTCACACTCAGAGACGAAGACAAGACGATAGGAATCGGAAAGGTGCTAGAGATCTTGAAAACAGAGTAACGAATGAGTTGAAAGCACGCTATGTGGTAGATAAATTACGTGTTAGCCCATTGTACGCAGTATATGGAGTAGCCACTCGGTTGTATGGGTACACACTAGCTAGGTTAACTAAGACGTAGTGACGAGGGTTAGAAGGTTATTGGAATGACAAGTAGCAAACAATAGCGATTTAAACGTCCCACATGTGGGTGCTGAAGGTCAGCTTGCGCCTTTTTTGGAGTCTGATGTTGTTTAGCTTAATCATGTACCGATTGTGAAGTCTGCGGAACCTGTTGTAATCGGCCATCTTGGACTTCTCAATGTCCTAAACACGGTATTGGTCGTGCAGATGAAAATACCTTCCCGTATACGAACATCTGTATGAGTTCTCCGTATGATTTGTCAGGTTTGTCGAGGTCCCAGAGCCACTTAGGGTAGGCTTCATCAGGGAGAAGCTCGTGGTCCTGATTGATTGAAGCGTAGATGTTAAAGATGTGCTCTTCAGCCTCATCGGAAGGAGATTGGTCTACCTTTACGTTCGTCTGTTGTTTTTTAGTCTGTTTGGCCTTAGTTGCATACACACACCTTTTAACCAGAGCATGAGAGGAATTAAATCTTAAAACATTAGTTGATATAAACTGTCTGATCACATtcatgtatattttacaaatttataaacattttttttatttgttcaaTTTTGTTCT encodes:
- a CDS encoding elongation factor subunit — encoded protein: MFHAHCVAAEVKFVKLLETVDKATKRKKPNPVFVSNNTIVTAHLMITPPSCLESFSFCPQLGRFTLRDEDKTIGIGKVLEILKTE
- a CDS encoding translation elongation factor EF-1 subunit alpha; this encodes MDSDLNENHDSSSAFKFNPNATEFKPSSSWLDVEVDSPGDSCADAMESLKISEDQQVDFDEDSDSQQSDSNKEATLKKKETKESSLPPPDSRAHINIVFIGHIDAGKSTTCGNILYLSGYVDERTIEKYGKEAKDKNRESWFLAFIMDTNEEERERGKTIEVGRAKMETPNRRFTILDAPGHRNYVPNMIEGATQADCGVLIISARKGEFETGFERGGQTREHALLAKTLGIASCVSLNVFRSKLPDSSNQ
- a CDS encoding uncharacterized protein (ribosomal protein L37, mitochondrial family protein), with product MNVIRQFISTNVLRFNSSHALVKRCVYATKAKQTKKQQTNVKVDQSPSDEAEEHIFNIYASINQDHELLPDEAYPKWLWDLDKPDKSYGELIQMFVYGKDIEKSKMADYNRFRRLHNRYMIKLNNIRLQKRRKLTFSTHMWDV